A genomic window from Sanguibacter antarcticus includes:
- a CDS encoding ABC transporter ATP-binding protein — MITVERLTKRYGAFTAVDDVSFEVRPGRVTGFLGPNGAGKSTAMRMMCGLTPPTTGTTTVFGKPFAELVNPGRRVGVLLDASAQHVGRTGREVLALSALTMGVDKRRVDEMLELVGLSPKEAGRRVRNYSLGMRQRLGIANALVGDPQMLVLDEPVNGLDPAGIRWMRSLLRDFAEAGGTVLLSSHLLLEMDAIADDLVVIGHGKIVAQGAKSELLAVAGSVASSLDDASLLAALRGAGLEAETRPSGGLSTPASPEEVGRVALAAGIVLTGLGAAENHGLEELFFDLTSEHGREEVGAA; from the coding sequence ATGATCACAGTGGAGAGACTCACCAAGAGATACGGCGCGTTCACCGCCGTCGACGACGTGTCCTTCGAGGTCCGGCCAGGACGCGTGACAGGTTTTCTCGGACCGAACGGTGCCGGCAAGTCCACCGCGATGCGGATGATGTGCGGGCTGACCCCGCCGACGACCGGGACCACCACGGTGTTCGGCAAGCCCTTCGCCGAGCTGGTCAACCCCGGCCGCCGCGTCGGCGTCCTCCTCGACGCGTCCGCGCAGCACGTCGGACGCACCGGCCGCGAGGTCCTCGCGCTCAGCGCCCTGACGATGGGCGTGGACAAGCGCCGGGTCGACGAGATGCTCGAGCTCGTCGGCCTGAGCCCCAAGGAGGCCGGCCGTCGTGTCCGCAACTACTCCCTCGGGATGCGCCAGCGTCTCGGCATCGCGAACGCCCTCGTCGGTGACCCGCAGATGCTCGTCCTCGACGAGCCCGTCAACGGACTCGACCCCGCCGGCATCCGGTGGATGCGCTCGCTCCTGAGAGACTTCGCCGAAGCCGGCGGGACCGTCCTGCTCTCGTCGCACCTCCTGCTCGAGATGGACGCCATCGCTGACGACCTCGTCGTCATCGGGCACGGCAAGATCGTCGCGCAGGGCGCCAAGTCCGAGCTGCTCGCCGTCGCCGGGTCCGTCGCGTCGAGCCTGGACGACGCGAGCCTGCTCGCCGCCCTGCGCGGCGCTGGCCTCGAGGCCGAGACCCGACCGAGCGGAGGGCTGAGCACACCAGCCAGCCCAGAAGAGGTCGGGCGCGTCGCGCTCGCGGCAGGCATCGTGCTCACCGGTCTGGGCGCAGCAGAGAACCACGGGCTCGAGGAGCTCTTCTTCGACCTGACGTCGGAGCACGGTCGCGAGGAGGTCGGAGCAGCATGA
- a CDS encoding ABC transporter permease: MSTTTESLGKPTLARTQPIAAVPFTRLLHVELRKQIDTRAGRWLLITLGIVTALIMLIVVWVSAPENLTFMNLVLGAAVPQSLLLPVIGIMAVTSEWSQRTGMVTFALEPRRGRVVAAKVLSALGLGIAAVVAAIVLAAVANVAGMAFQDGVGTWTLDWEVLGGFLLTQLLVVAQGVAFGMILLNTPAAIVTYFILPTVLSLLGGLVSWLQTPSQWLDMNSTMGPLVAGTMDGDAWAKLAVSSLVWVVLPLVAGTWRVLHREVK; encoded by the coding sequence ATGAGCACCACGACAGAGTCCCTGGGGAAGCCAACCCTCGCTCGGACACAACCCATCGCTGCCGTCCCGTTCACGCGGTTGCTGCACGTCGAGCTCCGCAAGCAGATCGACACGCGGGCCGGGCGGTGGCTGCTCATCACGCTCGGGATCGTGACGGCCCTCATCATGCTCATCGTCGTGTGGGTGAGCGCCCCCGAGAACCTCACGTTCATGAATCTCGTGCTGGGTGCGGCGGTCCCGCAGAGCCTCCTGCTGCCGGTCATCGGCATCATGGCGGTGACGAGCGAGTGGTCGCAGCGGACAGGCATGGTCACGTTCGCGCTCGAGCCCCGACGTGGCCGGGTCGTCGCGGCCAAGGTGCTCAGCGCGCTCGGCCTCGGGATCGCAGCCGTGGTGGCGGCGATCGTGCTCGCCGCGGTCGCGAACGTCGCCGGGATGGCGTTCCAGGACGGCGTCGGCACCTGGACGCTGGACTGGGAGGTGCTCGGCGGGTTCCTCCTCACGCAGCTGCTCGTCGTCGCCCAGGGGGTCGCGTTCGGCATGATCCTGCTCAACACGCCGGCGGCGATCGTCACGTACTTCATCCTGCCGACCGTTCTGAGCCTCCTCGGGGGGCTCGTCTCATGGCTGCAGACCCCGTCGCAGTGGCTCGACATGAACAGCACCATGGGGCCGCTCGTCGCCGGGACGATGGACGGTGACGCGTGGGCGAAGCTCGCCGTGTCCAGCCTCGTCTGGGTCGTCCTCCCGCTCGTCGCGGGAACGTGGCGGGTGCTCCACCGCGAGGTGAAGTAG
- a CDS encoding NAD-dependent epimerase/dehydratase family protein: MATTLILGGTAWLGRQIAARAVAQGDDVTCLARGSSGSVADGATLVQADRSRPGAYDALAGTDWDAVVDVSRDPAAVADAVAVLGPRAAHWTFVSSVSVYAQDDDPPGADESATAVDPTDLDDYAHAKVTAERAARAALGDRLLVARPGLVAGPGDPSDRFGYWVSRLALADDGPVLSPVCDDRHVQVVDVRDAASWLAGAARHGTTGTVNVVGDPVPLGDLLDEAGAVAGFRGRLVAADDDWLTEQGVDPWAGPRSLPLWLPSSCTGFFRRSNQAFRAAGGTLRPVRETLADTLEDERARGLDRPRRAGITRDDELDLVTRLADG, from the coding sequence ATGGCGACCACTCTCATCCTCGGCGGCACCGCATGGCTCGGACGCCAGATCGCGGCCCGGGCCGTCGCGCAGGGCGACGACGTGACGTGCCTGGCCCGCGGCAGCTCTGGCTCCGTGGCCGACGGCGCGACCCTCGTGCAGGCCGACCGTTCCCGGCCCGGTGCGTATGACGCGCTCGCCGGCACGGACTGGGACGCGGTGGTCGACGTCTCTCGCGACCCGGCCGCGGTCGCCGACGCCGTCGCGGTCCTCGGTCCGCGCGCCGCGCACTGGACGTTCGTCTCCTCGGTCTCCGTCTATGCCCAGGACGACGACCCTCCGGGCGCGGACGAGAGCGCCACGGCGGTCGATCCCACCGACCTCGACGACTACGCCCACGCGAAGGTGACCGCCGAGCGGGCGGCCAGGGCTGCGCTCGGTGACCGGCTGCTCGTCGCTCGGCCGGGGCTCGTCGCGGGGCCTGGCGACCCGAGCGACCGGTTCGGCTACTGGGTCTCGCGCCTGGCTCTGGCCGACGACGGCCCTGTCCTCTCCCCGGTCTGCGACGACCGCCACGTGCAGGTGGTGGACGTTCGGGACGCGGCGTCCTGGCTGGCCGGTGCCGCACGGCACGGCACGACGGGGACCGTCAACGTCGTGGGCGACCCCGTCCCGCTGGGCGACCTGCTCGACGAGGCCGGGGCTGTCGCCGGGTTCCGCGGGCGGCTCGTCGCTGCCGACGACGACTGGTTGACCGAGCAGGGCGTCGACCCCTGGGCGGGCCCACGGTCGCTGCCGCTCTGGCTCCCGTCGTCGTGCACGGGGTTCTTCCGGCGCAGCAACCAGGCCTTCCGCGCCGCGGGCGGGACGCTGCGTCCCGTCCGCGAGACGCTGGCGGACACGCTCGAGGACGAGCGTGCCCGCGGTCTCGATCGGCCTCGTCGCGCGGGGATCACCCGCGACGACGAGCTCGATCTCGTCACCCGGCTCGCAGACGGCTGA